The genomic region CCTCGCCATGCTGCGTGCCGTCGGCGAACTCGGCGGCTTCAGCAAGTGGGCCAAATTCTACGAGCAATATCGCGAGGCACGAGACAAGCTTGCCGAGCTCGGCGCGATGCCGACTGCACCGGTCTCAGCAATGCCGGCAAAGGAGCCAAAGCGCAGCGGAGAAACAAGGCGACGATGATCATGTCCGCGGCGTGATAGTGTTTGCTCGATCCCCCGGCTACGAAATGGCTGGGGTTGTGCGGCGGAAGCTGCCTCTCTCTCCCGAAAGGAGCGTCAGATGTCCTATTGCCCCTTCTTCCAGACCCTGCACGATGAAACGCACTCGGTCGGCAAGCGTGTTTATGTGATCTCGGCCGCGTGCCCAGCGACGATGCGCCAGCGTGTGCCGGATTGACGCCACAAACGTGTGTAGGCAAACGTCCCGTCAATAGCCATTGCGCCGAAGTGGCCAACGAGCGTCGCCTTTGTGGTAGTCAGGATCATCTCGCCTACCGCGTGCGCTTGGGTCTCGTGAAGATCGAGTCTATCGAGACGCAAAAGCTTCTCGCGATGAGCCGAAAGATCGTCGTCCTTCGAGAGTACCTGTCCATTAGGCGCAGTGAATACCAGGTCATCGTCCAACAATTCGTCGAGCGCTTCGACGTCGTTGGCGAGCATTGCAGTTCGAAGCGCCGCTTCATATTGCTCGATGACTGTCGGGGCTAGATCCATATCGGGTCTTCGCATCGCAAAAGAAGTCGTAGATGTCGGTAGTAGGCGAGTAGCGGTGAGCCGATCAACGT from Burkholderia glumae LMG 2196 = ATCC 33617 harbors:
- a CDS encoding nuclear transport factor 2 family protein, translating into MDLAPTVIEQYEAALRTAMLANDVEALDELLDDDLVFTAPNGQVLSKDDDLSAHREKLLRLDRLDLHETQAHAVGEMILTTTKATLVGHFGAMAIDGTFAYTRLWRQSGTRWRIVAGHAAEIT